A region of the Styela clava chromosome 1, kaStyClav1.hap1.2, whole genome shotgun sequence genome:
acatttggctctggaaattgagaattgccagttcctttcgattcagtctgacgagacaactgacatcacgtgcgtttcccaactggctgtgatttttcggtttgtgaaagatggtaaacctaccgagagatttcacagctttgtaccaatcgttgatcgcacggcttgcgggatatcggctgtactgaaagaagtgttacagccttacaacgcgaagtcaaaactGATagtcaaacttatgacggcgcggcagtcatgagtgggtcgaaatatggtgttcaagtttatataaaagaagattttcctcgtgcgcattttttacattgttatgcacaccaatttaacctcgttattaaaaatatgtgtctgatacccctctcgtccgtaaattttttgcaaatgtttcggggttttcttcatttttttccgtttcgccgaagcgctctgacctccttcgccagatatgtagccgccgtctcccagcttgtgcaccaacacgttggaacttccaatcacgcgtggtgcagggcgtgtccgaaattaggtctgagctcattgggtgtttcaatggcattcataGCTCTCctgtttgggacgaacgctctgtgagggaagcggcaggtctaaagcgtctgctagaagatggtgagttttcattgtttctccataatattctatcacgtggatgtattatacggcgcattgcagtcaaggctaatggatggagcgtctgtgcagtcgtgtatttcagacttctgcgatgctgtatctcgtatccgggaaacaataaaatacgacgacacatggagtgcttctttacgccgcgggcaaacaacgcagcgtttgattttgtctgcaaaggaatgctgtgacattctggtgaatcaaataggcgatcgtctgcgcactgaacaccttgccgcgttctctttgatgaaccccaaaaatttttcaaaatttgcacgtcaatttcccatccatttgttggctactgtctccaaattttaccccatgataaacgtgggtaaattggaaaatgaattgcgatgtatatacaccaatcaaacttttttgaacatcacatcaacttgcgcgctctatgggttcctcatagataacactttagtaactacctttgcggcgtccgcaaaatttctggacatcattttgacgacgcctatttcttccgccgacgcagagcgaacattcagcacgctgaagcgtattaaaacgtatctcagaaacacaatgaagcaaaatagattaaattccttggctgttttatccattcacagagacgttatttctgggatgcatgactttaatcagcgccttattgagcattttgcttccaagaaaccgcggcgtgttgcatatatgttcaagcagtagaagtctagcagcatatatatctatgagtgagcgacgcatgtccttatctttgcattacctttcctttcttcatagtaacgttttaaaccttattttaggttttgtctgctttcctgaagtttctgttaatatgtcattgtatttatctgggtaaatattgcctttccttttgaaagaggtttcaaaataaactatgtctatatttattaatcccttgacttggaccggttttaaagacactttcttatcgttaaaaattgtcgcttttgccgattggttgttaccgatggaatggtttttatactcataaaatgatgggagaacttacagcgctcatcctgtccccgtagatgggggtgacttggtcccgctgtagcttgccccggttgtcaaaatgaccacgcgccgccactgccctATTATATTCCATCAAAATCGGCGTTGTTCAAAAACAATTGAATTTTTACAATTGCGTGAAATTAGAAGAAAGCGCGCTATTAATTTCACATTGGTATAAAAATTGCATTACACGAAACGGAAGTGTTGGAAGTCTATTCGTCAAACCGAGAGCAGCACACTCTGTATATTGCTCTGTAGTGTTAAACTGAAATGAAAGACGTAACAGATATGTCAAAACAGTCCAGACTAGTGCAATGGTTCTCAAAGTGGCGTCAGATGTCGTTTAGTGGTCCGCAAGTGAACGAGAGGcaaagaaaatatttgattcgatcCTGCAATCATCAGTATTCGAAAATGCTCAGGCCTAGACTCTATACACAAGGACATACTTTTGATCATCAACAGTAGGTTCCCTGGCCAAGACTAGATTAACCATAAAGCAAGTACTCGGGGCATTGGGCAAAAGGGGGCTTCACAGAAATTTACATGGCCGAGTGTTCAGTAGTGCCTCGGTGTTTAATGAAATGATTTGTGTTAGGGTTAGTCTGACGATTCGGACCTCAATAATAGCTGGTTGGAAtgaattcagtttttttttctcaatatcatAGTTAACCTCTCTAAAAATGTTAGCTTGagaactatttaaaaaaaaatgtaatgtaAATACCGTAGATCATAATTTGGCCCTCAGTCAGTAATGAATACTGAAACTtacttattcaattttatataacaCGGAACACTAGTTACATTcccattattattatttttttttatatttagggcATCAAAGCTCTATTAAATTTTTAGGTCATCTAAACTTCTACAGGCCATGATCCGGCCCTGTCCCTGGCATACTAACGACGATGAAGTTTAACCATTTTCTTTCCTTGCAGTTTTTGTGTAGAAATGTCGGATATTAAAAACCAAATCATTGTCGTCCTCGCGTTCTTTTTGATTGTGATTGTTTGTCATTGGGGTTTTACTTTGTTGTCGAATAGAATTAGGCAATACGATATGGAATACCGCGTGGAGCAAAGTATCATCAACAATAGTCGACAAGGTGATTATGTATTTCACATAGCAGAAGCCTATTTGCTCCCAAATAAGACGAAGAAAGATACAAATATatgtgctccagaagtatgcgtaccaagatgtcgcataacctgaatcctaacgggtacacacatactatgttcaggttgtgcgccatcttggtgcgcatacttctagaggactcaaaattatatatatatggaattcGTTATACATTTAAGTCGCTACCGCGTAGGCTCACAACTAACAGCATCTTGAAATCTTCTgtcgaaaaaacaaaataaggcCGGCTGCTGGTAGCGTTTAATATTACTATCTATAACAGGGTGGTCCACACCCAGGCCCGCAgcatcattatctgtggcccacgTCGCATTTGCTAGATAGGATAATcgaaaaatcgcattttgtgttgtttcgtcgtaaaaataactgaaaaatcttgttacatcactaatgtcactgaattgactagtgtcacGACTAGATGAGGCAACTAGTGAAGTTGAATAAGGTGCTCGACTAGTCCAAATTGTTCATTGGctttctatattttttgttgggaatatatgctaacaatataatAACTAAATATGATAACTAActattaatgttatggcctaacaatatatataatgcCTTCCAGTTATTTTTTGCAACCAACccaaacagtattacaaaaaatgcttccAATATGTCAGAAAAATCAGTAATTATActctcctgtacctcacatttggtaatcaatcaatctgcagttgtGGCAAATATAATCTAAAATGTCATTTTGTAATCATGTGACCAatgaacattttcaaattttaaaggATTTTGCTTTAATCGATGTtcgaaagcacttacatttgcggaagcaCTTTCTCCGCTATGATTAGTTTGATATCTTACACTGaatgttgaaatatattatagaaaatGGCATTGAATTAACTAACTGTATTTACCATTTTAAGAAATATGAGTCATCATTATGAAATTGCTAAGAAACTTGACAATGGAAAATAATCGAGGAACATTTTATTCTAACACTGAATAAGAAGATAACATATTTTCTTTATCATTCAGAATGCGATTTGCGTATTGAGAAACATTGCTACATCGCAGTGGTTTACACTGAAGCAGTAACGTATACTCAAGCGGTATCGATTTGCCGAGATAGTGATTCAAGTATCGCCCAAATACTCAACGAAAATACTTACAACGACATCGTGAAAAATATTCGTTCGAAAATACCAGTTGGCTATATTTCTACATCAGTTTGGATCAAAGGGCCAGTTACCGATGAGGTTgggaaataaaaatttgttttatattagtatTGCTTTCCCCCGTTCTGAAATTGCTAGAAGCACGATTACGGATCTTACATCCGAGTCATGGTGAGTCAGTATATATAGATGCAAGATCCAGGTACAATAGGCAGCAGAAATTGCGCACAAAGGTGAATCCATTTGGGAAAAACTATTTAAGCCCCGAATTAAGATCCCAAACACATTCACAGAATTTCTTCAAATAGCTGAAACTGTTATCAGTCATAACCTCATTCAAACAAACTCAAACAAAGAATTTCTTGAATATTTAATCCATGCGCAAAGTAAAACAGCATGGCTGATTATCACATTCTAAGAACTTCTAATCCATTGGTAGTAACCCATTGATACGTGTCAGGGCCTGGACTATCTCAAAGAGGAAAGACCTGTTATTCGGTTATCACTATGCAACTCGCTACTTTATGCAATGGAATAATTCATACCAGAAAATGAAACCCCACAAGTCTTTCACAAGTCCCCATTTTTTATGTTCAACACTCTTCATTTGCTTTTTCAAAGTTTATCAAATGGCAGGAGAGTCAGCTGAGACAATCAATTTCAAACTGGCGGGAATTGTATCTAGTCGTGGATCGAGATCCAGGCTCCAACAAACAGGGTTTGCGAACAGGATTTGCTTTATCCGCTCTTCGAGGAGTCGTGTGCGAACGATGACAGTACATGTAAAGTTTACTGAAAGCATAGGCAGGTAAAACACTGGAAATCGCATTCAGAGGACAAACTACTTCTACTTCCACGCAGATAAGCTATTACTATACATACCAATTCTGCTGACTGAAAtaacaatcaaaacaaaaactgaCGGCAGTTGTCGCCAAACTTATTTTCTAAAGTTCAGcacgaaatgctattttgcAAAGTGCTATATACttcttataataataaaataaaataataaaaaaaatcattttgtgtCGCATCGCAGAAttcttattaaaataataaaacagaaTAAGATTATTACCAGTAGGTTATGGCATCGGTCCATTTTTCTCCTGCCACTATGAGTGGATTTGAATACTATTATAATCAACAACCGTTTTTTGCGGGCCATACGTCGCCCCGGTTTATAAAACGCACTGTTAATAATTTGCTTAGATAGTTTTCATTCACACATAAGGCGCAACCGGTCTCGGTACTGATTTTGAATGTAGACAACaaagcactacctgatccatacattaggcgCGCCGGCTTATAAGCGCACGATAATCTGTTCCCGACCTTTATTAAAGTACTAGAGAGGTTACGATGACAATTATTTATGGCATCCTTTCATTTATCCAAATACCGCATCCGTATAATTTGCATtcttctcaatatatatattttcaatatatataatattgcaaACGCCTAGAAATCACGTACAGGCGGTAACATTTTTTCTATGTATCCTGACAAATACATGTGTCGCATAAGGGGGTGACTGAAATATCTGGCTGTTTTTTTAATCTTGGAAAACtacaatgaaatttgatatatatatattgaaataaaattcagaaaataCAGTTCACGATGTTTGATGAGGTTTTAATGTTGTCTAGCTAAGGTTAATGATGAGATTGACGTTGAGGTTAACGAGGATTAGCGGAGAGGTTGATGAAGCGcgatgacgccatcaaaattaaaagtgacGCTCCTACTGTGAAAAATATCATACGCGTACTACTTCGTCTTGGCTTTTGTGttaatatatttgagcattgctctcttgtttttgtaGGGCGATGCAAAGCACCCTGAAATGTTGTAATGGTATTTCAATTACATAAACTTCAAATCAGCTATTGATTGAAATATCATGTAATGTAATAAATTGTTATGATATAAACATCATTCAGTGGCAAGCCTTTGTGATTTGCATGTTATATGCATATAACCAGACAAACAAATTCAGCCCTTTGTAATGCACGGATACCTATGATTTCATAAAGCCCCATGTGCCCATGTAAGTAACAATAGTTTGTTCTTAAACTTTAAGTTGATCAGCTCGTAGCCATAGTTTACTGCTAATCGCCATATAATTGTTAATATAAGAGATAATCCCATTTGGAATCGAATATCCATGTATTGAATGTATCAAATATTGCTTAACGAACTCCCACCAAAATATAGTCGACTAAAAGAGGAAGTCAAATTAATTTTCTAAAAATCTATTCCTGGAAATTTCCATGATGTATGGTAgttcaataatataaaatgcGAATAAAACCATAGTTTGAACACTATTTTTTATGTCTATATCACTATATGTATAACGAGTTGGTTTCATATCACGGACTGGAAGTTTCTATTTCCTGGAGTCACTATCATCAATGTAATATAGTTTTATGCATATGAAAAAGGCTATTGTAAAATGATGCAGTCATGTTGTTGAATCACTGAATGtccaaaatgttaaaaaaacgGTCCTTTCTCGCTTGGGTTGAAGTTTCGTCAAATAGTAATATATGCAATATCGATTTTTTTATGTCTATGGAAAAGGCAATTGTAAAATGATTCGTTTAGTTGTTGAATCATTGAACGTTGAAATGTTAAAAAGCGGTCTTCGTTGCAGTTTCGTCAAATCACGTCAAGACAAACAACACGAACAAtatcaaaacaaaacttttgaTTTTCTCATGCTGGAACCCGATGTCAAGTAGATTACAACTAAAAATACTTGACAAGCTGCGTTCACACGTTTCACCAAGTTGTCAAGACTATTCCTTACTCTGGCCAATACGATCATTCCAACCAATTAACAACGACACAAAAAACATTATTGGACACAATTtatacatatggatcgttttgttattatgttgttgttagaattcttttTCGTGTACTTGTTGTTCCCGCTTCTCTCATTATCTACTGGTCTAATTGCTCTAATTTTTATTGGATTAGGCCTGTATTATTTactagaaggttattacttttatatgTTTTAAAGATTTCTGTCGGCtatatgggattcgttttttgtgcgtgCGTACTGtgatgacgccatcaaaattgAGAACTGCGCACCTTGTGGAGGCTCCGCCTTCGCCTCCACGATTGTTTCGTGGCTGGCGGTCACTCGGAGTCGCTGACACTACGCTAGCCCACCGTGCCGGTAATGAAAAAACTTAGATACTCGTACTGCTTCGTTTTGGTTTTCGTGTTtacatatttgagcatcgctctctcaCGCAGTGATACATTGCTTATGTACACCGCTTGAATGGTCGCTTATGTAGGCTATATCGAATGGGTTGTAtatgatattattatttgtaatGTATACATATGTAATTTGTTGTTATGGGTTGGTTGTATTCAGGCGACTCAATTTTGGGTCGCGAACCGTAGGGAATGGGAAACACTCCCTTAGGCCTAGAAAAAGAGAAGAAGGAAAGTAAAATGGCCATTCCTCACACACGCACAGTGTATGCATGCTCTTTTGTTGTAAACGCAACGTTTGGTATCTATATGCCTTACTCCTTGTacagaatttttgaaaaattgggtTTCTTCATCTTTGCTCCGGCATATTTTTGTACCCATGAACGTTctcacccacggacatttgtaCAAACAGATTATTGCACTCAGATAAAGTTTGCTCACAGGACCACTTTCACCAATGAATATTTATGtgttgaacaaaattttatttgttttatttcaattatgaTTCTTTAGGTTTAATTGGGGGTACTATGAGTCTACGACACTTTGCAACAGCTTGTAAAGTAAACGAAACTTTACTGCCATTTGCCACTGTCATACggacacaatttgatgtaactATAGGGAGAAAGAGAGAGATGTTGCTGATGTTGGGGATAAAGACTATCGCCCTATATATTTAAGTTCGATTCCCGCATTATTGTTTTGACacgcgttatggaatgtgactccaatctggattctatcagacgataataagcacacagtgttgatgctaatcgttgttgtatattataggaagatgcacaatccaaaATTCCAAAACAGATAACATTGAAACACACTTAACTCTTAACACAGTAAATCAGGAGTGAACCAAAACACATCACACCTAACGCAGTAAAAACAGAAGTGAATCtaaacacaatattatgcagccctctcggcaagccggaacgatacgtcatcaaattggtcgatacgagaAAGGCATTAGCCTACATGTAATCCAGTAATCAGTGttgctacaataaaatgacctattgtgGGAAATGGAACACTAataaaatgaaagggttaaatacattataattcataGGTACACAATGCACATTTGCTACATAACAATGCAAAAAGCACAAGTGTCGTAAACAACTTTGTctgaaacagaaatatttgtggGTTGAAAATGACTGTGGGTGTGATTGTCCATGGGTACAAATGGTCTTGGATGTATATATTCGTAGGTGCAAAtttcatgggtgcaaatataaAAGGGTAAAAATATCCGGGGGTGCGACCTACATACTAAAAGCTGTGGGTTCAAGTACCCTATGATACAAATGTGATGTTACCTGAAATCGTAATATTCTGCCAATATCGTTTTCGCTGAATGCGATGCAAAATTCGGGAGTTAGCAATTTCGCTTCAGTTTTGTGGTCACACTCTATGCAGTGTCGGCAAACCAAGAGAGCTTATACAACGTATAAATTGCCGACATCACGCGCTATCTTCGTGCTCAGTGAATGATTTGCTAACCTGGGAAATTCCCTCAACTAATACCGAAATATCCACTCGAATATTATAGGGATGACGTCTTCCGTGATGATCATGTGATGGTTTGTGGTTGAAAGGATGAAACGCTGATTTATAAACTGTTGAATGAAACAATTGGAAAGCAATGATATTCTGAAATTTAAGGGTTTTACATCAACAGAGAAAGTACATCATTTCTTCATAGTTTTTATGTCATTCAAAGTTGAAGCAATTTAGTAAAAAATTTCTGTCTGCTTTTCATAACGATAGTCCGCAATTTATAAGAGCCTTATAATCGTGCAACGTTGATAGCGAGGCATTCATTTTGGACAACGCCCTTGCAGGAGTTTGTCCTTGCTATAGTTGTCGATTGATAAAGGGACTTGATGGCAGAAGAGCAGGTAAATGCATACAACTCTGCTATAAATTTATGTATGTCGTGAATGGCTTCTTCTGTGTTACtttctcaaaaatatttcaagtcaAATTAGCACAGTTTAGATCAATGTTTTGATTTTTGTCAAATACTGTTTAGTTTCAGAACTGCTTGATCTGGTAGCAGTAAATTAAGTTAAAAATTTAAGTTTGAACGaaataaattcttcattttgaaataaatgaaacttagtggttgaatttgtttttaaacgtttctCTGTTCATTTAAATGTAGGTCTATGTCAATTAAATTCGAAAGTAATTTTTGTAATTCTCTGACACTTTTTTATCAGTACTCCCACTGATATAGTATTAAACTTTATAATACGTTCAAGTAAACGTTATCAATGATGATTGAAGCCTATCGACTTTATTTGTTTCAACAGGCTAACGTGATTGCGACCATAACGGAAAACCGTGCTGGCATTGTTATCACTTTCACAAATTCCGTCCAACGTGACTTGAGACTGGAATGCAATGTTGACGGAAGATTATTACCGGATCACGGGTTTCATATTGAACCCCACGATAGAATTCGTTTGGAGTTCAGGACCCTGGACGGCAATATGCAAACCCAATACGAATATCGGAACGTCGCCGTCGCAGGTGAGCCTTTGAATCGGAGAATTGGTTTATAAAATCCAACTCAAATaagcaattttaataaaatactatTGTGTTTTCTGCTTTGATATTTCAGTAAACTAACCAACGAATGTtagtcagcaatttctttgTTGTATTTACGCTCACCCgagcatgacgttacaaagcaCAAGTGACTACT
Encoded here:
- the LOC144421467 gene encoding uncharacterized protein LOC144421467, with the translated sequence MSDIKNQIIVVLAFFLIVIVCHWGFTLLSNRIRQYDMEYRVEQSIINNSRQECDLRIEKHCYIAVVYTEAVTYTQAVSICRDSDSSIAQILNENTYNDIVKNIRSKIPVGYISTSVWIKGPVTDEFIKWQESQLRQSISNWRELYLVVDRDPGSNKQGLRTGFALSALRGVVCER